The following are encoded in a window of Schistocerca nitens isolate TAMUIC-IGC-003100 chromosome 9, iqSchNite1.1, whole genome shotgun sequence genomic DNA:
- the LOC126203607 gene encoding endocuticle structural glycoprotein SgAbd-9-like, which translates to MSTPALFLVTIMLHTVMSAPQQISSQQATVLEQFNNFNGIGPWRWSFTLSDGSRRDESGAVEDGDPSVSGSYKWKDPEGSVHQVHYVADREGYRTVPELGLGTNATLTLVGK; encoded by the exons CTGTTCCTGGTTACTATAATGCTTCATACCGTCATGTCGGCACCACAACAGATCAGTTCCCAACAAGCTACCGTTTTGGAACAATTCAACAACTTCAATGGCATCGGTCCCTGGCGCTGGAG CTTCACTCTGAGTGACGGTAGCAGGCGAGATGAGAGTGGGGCCGTGGAGGACGGAGACCCGTCGGTGAGCGGTTCCTACAAGTGGAAGGACCCGGAAGGGTCGGTCCACCAGGTGCACTACGTTGCCGACAGAGAGGGGTACAGAACGGTGCCGGAGTTAGGCCTGGGAACGAACGCAACACTCACGCTGGTCGGAAAATGA